The sequence below is a genomic window from Agrobacterium tumefaciens.
CCCCGGACAGGCGCTCGATGCGCGATGCGTGGGTAGCGCGACTGCCGAGGGCGCCGATGTAAAAGCAGCCCGTTCGCAGGGCGTCTGCCAATGGAAAATCATCGATTTTCGGGTCGTGCGTGAGTGCTACGACAGCAGTGTAGCGATCGAGCGGATCAGCAAGGAAAGCATCTGCGGGCCAATCTGCCGACAGGTTTACGCCGGGAAACCGCTCCACTGTGGCGAAGGCCGTACGTGGATCGACAATGCGCACCTCGAAACCGGCGACCATGGCCATCTGCGCCAGAAACTGACTGATATGCACGGCACCGATGATGACAATGCGCGGCGATGGCAGATAGACATTCAAAAACGTGCCGCCCTGCCGCTCATCAAGCAACCTGGAACGGCCATCGCGAAACGCGCTTTTTACACCCTCACCTAGTCCGGCCGGCCAAAATGTGCCTTCGAGAAGCAAAATTTCGTCGCCAGTGACAAGATCGGTCAGCAAGGCCACGGCGATGCGCTGTTCGCGAGCAATATTCAGCCGTTTGAGAGTGTCCAGCCGCATCAGTCGAGCCTCTCGATATAGACCCGGATGCGCCCGCCGCAGGACAATCCGACACGCCATGCCGTTTCATCCGCGACGCCGAACTCCAGCATCGCGGCTTTTCCATCTGCAATAACATCAATGCAGGCCGTGATAACCGATGCCTCGACACAGCCGCCGGAAACAGAACCTTCGAAGTTGCCTTCACGATCCGCCACCAGATGACTTCCCGCCCGGCGCGGTGCCGAACCCCAGGTTTCAACGACTGTTGCAATCGCCACCTGCCGCCCGCCCAGCTTCCACGCTTGCGCAATGGTCAGCGGATTTTTGTCTTTCAGGTCTTGCGCCAGAACCATCCGGTGAAGCTTCCACGTCTGCGTTGCGATGATCGGGCACCGGCGCCGGCGATCCGATGTGGGCATGCACATTTCGACCTGCCGCTGCCTTGCACATGCTGCCGGGCAGGATAGCAGGAGATCAGGACCGCCGACATCGGGTGGACCCTGCTTTCCGGAAGAATATTTTCATGGCAAAGCTTCCACCCCGCCAGTTTGTGTCAGAAGCGCGTATGCCTTTCTTCGGGCTGCGGCGATTTGAGGTCATGGCATTCGCAGTGAGCCTCATCAGGAAGTCCGGCGGCGGTTTCCAGGGCAATGCGTGAGGTGAGCATGGAAAGGCTTGGCAATACGCCTTCCTGCAACAAGCTTCCCCGGTTGCGATCCATGTAGTCGTTGAATCCTGCCGTTACGAAAGCGCACGGCACGAAGCATGCGCCGATCTCGCGTGAAAGCGTGGCTTCCGGCGCTATTGAATGGTTGATCACATCGGCTCCGAGGAAATGAAAGGCCATCGCCTCGGCAGGGCTGGTCAAACGGGGTCCATAAACATGTCCAGCGACAAGCCCCTGTTCGATACCATGCACCCGGCAAGACGATGGCCATTGACGGCGCGCTGTCGAAGCTAGCGTTTCGGCACAATGCGGGCAGACGATGCGCTTGCCGGAGCAATCGAAGCGCTGACGGCCCGGA
It includes:
- a CDS encoding XdhC family protein — protein: MRLDTLKRLNIAREQRIAVALLTDLVTGDEILLLEGTFWPAGLGEGVKSAFRDGRSRLLDERQGGTFLNVYLPSPRIVIIGAVHISQFLAQMAMVAGFEVRIVDPRTAFATVERFPGVNLSADWPADAFLADPLDRYTAVVALTHDPKIDDFPLADALRTGCFYIGALGSRATHASRIERLSGEGIDADALLAIHAPIGLDIGASNPAEIAVAILAEIIQALRVRNHGHQGVDR
- a CDS encoding XdhC family protein, with amino-acid sequence MVLAQDLKDKNPLTIAQAWKLGGRQVAIATVVETWGSAPRRAGSHLVADREGNFEGSVSGGCVEASVITACIDVIADGKAAMLEFGVADETAWRVGLSCGGRIRVYIERLD
- a CDS encoding 5'-methylthioadenosine phosphorylase, whose protein sequence is MTDTPATSAIPKAGLAIITGSANWGLAFPEDVGVDGVRVLARDLAFETPYGISENWKLLEFDASITAEGRSKVALCMYSHGNPRDQIDHSCHQRSFWVLMNAGVKRVLACSTIGAVNKAIQPGDMVINADIIELTQTPYSLLPGRQRFDCSGKRIVCPHCAETLASTARRQWPSSCRVHGIEQGLVAGHVYGPRLTSPAEAMAFHFLGADVINHSIAPEATLSREIGACFVPCAFVTAGFNDYMDRNRGSLLQEGVLPSLSMLTSRIALETAAGLPDEAHCECHDLKSPQPEERHTRF